The Arachis duranensis cultivar V14167 chromosome 9, aradu.V14167.gnm2.J7QH, whole genome shotgun sequence genomic sequence AAAAcatctttttcttgtttgttttttgGGTATACAGAGAACCTTTAATGCTAATATTTCAACCACTGTACATAAACTATTATCACGACAACTAACACAATCTTCAGAGAAGAGCTGCGGATGGCATTTGATTTTTAGCCCAAAATCTGGTTAGTCTCCATATATTAATTTCACTGCAGATCACAGACTTGATGTGTAAATTGCTCCAAGGGACCCAATTGTGTATCCACCATGAAAATTCACGTCCTTGTATCTGTTCCAGTTACAGGACCTGAACAATTTCTGCATCTTGCTTGTTCGAAACTGAATTTCTTGATCTCCAGCATACTACCCCTGATTCTCCACATTCTCTTTAGTTTGATAAGCGGAGAAGAATTCTTTCCCAATTATTGTGCTGCCGAAAATAAACAACAGCGCAGAAAGCAACATGACATTCAGAGAGAGTTGTCTTCTAAGTATTTCTAGAACTACTGCCATGGAACAGAGGATCAGGCTCATCCTGCACTCAGGGTTGTGTAGTTCAGACAGTGAAAACCAAAAACAATTTGTTAttccaattaaaaaatattagaacacATTCCATGAACAAACCTGAAGGCTATATCCAAAAGAAGTAGCAGGGCGGAATTCCAGTTGCCCTCCCTACATGAACCAATGAAAAAAATCAGCAAAAAGCTATCATGTTAAAGTTAGTTTAGTCATTAACTTCCAAACAATttcattgaaaattaaaaataaaacaaaaagtacTCTACCAGCCCATGAATGCTTTGCTGAGTTCCAAAAAACCCATCATGGCTAGGAGCCATAGAATTCAAGGGACCCTACAAGGATATAGATGTCAACTTATAATTGTATATTCCAATCTGTGTAAACATATAATCGTATCTGCAGCTTATCATCATGATTAGGATAACTTACCAAGCCTTGCATATTCTGTTGATTGACATAGTAACCATCATGAGGCGGCTCCATTAAGTTCAACCGTACCTGCTGCAACattaaagaataataattaatgtcCTAAAATACGAGAAAATGtaatttattaatcaattaAGTGTTAAATACCAGTCCTTGCATGCTCTGCTGGGTACCATAGTATCCATTGAGTGTTATTGTGTCTGAGCTTAGATTATCCTAAAAGAATGATAGCACAGGTTATATAAAGCATATACACTTATTTCTAGAATTAATCAAATATAGCAGATATTCGCGTGAAATGCCTTGCAATTCACAAGAGAATAAATGCACCGTATGTATTTGTTAAAGCTGAAACAGATCAAACTGAAAAGTAGATAGCACAAACCATTTGCTGCAGGCTATCTTGTGTGTCAACAAGCATAACTTCCTGATCTGACTGCACCTGCAGATAAATGGAATTGATTCTCAAATCGATGTCCTGACCTTCCAAAAGCTACAAAGCATAAAGACGTATTAACATGTAAGTAGATCAACAATAGAACACAGAAATGACCTTTCTTTTCCTAGCAGTGCCCCTCTTCTTACTTGCTTTCAATTGAAGGGTGCCCTGATTTTCTTCTGCTTCATGAACGGAAAAAGAATTGTTGCTAGTTTCTGCACCATTGTTGTTAGAATTATTTACATATACACAGTTCTTCAGGGTATCAACAAGTGTACGGAAAACAACACTATAGCTCTCTTCAGACAGTGATCCTTCTTCACTCAAATCAATAGCACGTTTACACAAATCATTATAACGCTGCACCCTTGTTTGTACTTTCTGAGTCCTATCTGCCATGGGTTCCCTACTTTTGGCATCTTTCGTCCATCTTTTCATAACATAATGAGGTGGAACACTTGAACAACCACAACGTTGGAGAACGCTTAACGCATGCCTGCAAAGGATACCTTTATATTCAAACAATCGACAGAAACAAGAGACATCTGAGCTCAATTCATTCCATGTAACCAAAAACTCTTCATCTTTCTCATAATCTTGAACTATAAACTTTGTAATTGGTCCATCACCAGGCTCTGTTCTAGATTGACAGCCAGCTACACCCAAAACTTCAACTTGGAATTTCTTAAATATTGCATGTGTATAAACCGTTGACATTTGTTTTTCCCAAGGTGAAGGAGATCTGAGTGCTGGCTGCTTGTGCAATGTATCAAAATCTGCAATTGCCTCCTCTTCATACCTATTCTGAAGGATTAACCCATATTGTTTCACAAACTCTTTAAGGGTGATTTTCTTGTGTATGTATTTGTCAAAGAAAGAGTTCATACTTTCAGAACGCTGAGGTGTAGACATTCCAGCTAAAAAAGTATCCCCCATATAAGTTGGCACCCACTTTTTCCGATCTTCATACAGTGATTGACACCATAGATCATCTTGAAGTTCAAATCTAGTGACCATTTTCCACCATCTCATGTCAAACTCTTCATCAGTCCATGACTTAAAAATGCACTTGTTTAACTTTCGCAAGAAGTTCTTATACTGCTTGATCACAGAAGATAGATTTTCAGGTATCCTTTCAAGTATGTGCCAAAGGGCAAAGCAATGTCTCGCATTTGGGAAGACTTCTTCAATTGCTGTCTTCAAGGCTTTGTCTTGATCAGTAATTATAATTTTGGGAGCTTGCCCTCCCATCGCTCTAAGCCATGTCTTCATTAACCAGACAAATGTTGGCTTGGTCTCATCTGCAAGCAAAGCACACCCAAGCAATATAGGTTGAGAGTGATGATTCACCCCAATGAAAGGAGCAAATGGTAACTTATCATTGCTTTTGATGTAAGTGATATCAAATGAGACTGCATCATTAAAGCTAAGATAATCGTTCCTACTTTTTGCATCAACCCAGAATAGATTCCTTAAACGTTGCTCTTCATTTAAATCGATAGCATAGAAGAAATAGGGGTTCTCCTTTTGGATGCGCTTAAAATACTCCAATATGAAATGGCCATCTCCCTCATCCAAAGCCAGCTGTCGGCCTCTGTCAAACTGATCATTTGTGTCCCCCAAGAGGGATCCAGTATTTCGACACCCACCAGACTGCCTAGACATCTCAACATACATTTTTCTGGTTCGTTCACTAACAGCATGCAAAATATCAATATTATTCTTTTCAGCTAACTTGACATTCCTATGAATACGAAAATGATATGCCAAAGCCGGTAAGAGTTCATGGTTGTGTTCCTTTATAAATTCATGAATGATCCACTTCCCTTCTGACCTTCTTTTCACATGCATGCAGGCTTTGCAATCTGTCTTCTTTACACTGGGTCTTCGACTGCTCCCGCTGTCAGACTCAGGTGTAACGCCATACCGAGAGCACGCAAATTTGGCATCaataaattcttttgttttctttgagCGTCTGCTATTCTTGATCGAAGTTGTGAATCCCATTGATTTGGCATATTCCTGATAAAATGAATATGCTGCTTCATGAGATTCAAATTCAATCCCATTGTGTGGCTCTAAATCTTTGTCTCCTTCAAACAATACAGCATCCCTCTTAGCAGGAATAACAAATGCATTGCCGCTGCGTTGCACTTCATTCAAAGCATCAACCATATTTCACTCACTGATGAACTATCATGCACTCTGTTCTGAATATCTCCTGTAACACAAAGATGCACTTTGATTACTGCCTTGTTACCATAATATACAACGATAGAAAGCTTATCAAAAGCCCAATTCCAAAACTAGCCATCCAGTATAAAATTTACAGTCATACGTCATTAAAAGAGgggaaagaaacaaaaagtGAACAGCTTTCAATTCAAACAGATGATACAAAATTCAGTGTGTATGCAAGCGATCAATCTATAATAAGAGCTGCAAATCGACAAGGCATTAGAAACAAAACAGTTACGCAAAAAGCCACTCTTGACCATTAAAATGAGCATTGAACTGAGCAGAACGCGATTTCTAGCTCCACATTTGGAGTTCCAACATCTAGAATTGTATTTTAGCTTATTTTCTTACACTACAAGTAGCTCATCATAGACTTGGAATTGCTAGAACCACAACGCTTTTCAGCAACTACGTTCACTTTGGCAGCATTGGacgcattttcacaaacaattACCACAAAATTtagcaaaaaattaaaagagagagagagagagagaggaataAAAAAGAACCTTGAAGTGGCGGGTGAAGACGGAGTTTGAAAAGGCGGAAGGAAGGGCGAGTGAGGGAAAAGCGCGAGTGGGAAAGCTAGGGTTTGGGAATTGGGGAAAAAAAACAATTGTGGATGGGATCGAAGACAAACTGGGGAGGGTCAAGGTCCACTCGCTTTCTTAGTTCACTCGCTCTCTAAGTCTGAAATCTGCATTCGCCTCACCGCGCGTCGTTGATTTTTATCTTCTACtctcttgttcttcttgttcttcttctctcaCACGCGTCTTCCTCCACCACTGCACTTCCTACGACGACTTGGCGCGTGACTCACGCTCTCATATTCTCTCTCTCTACAACTTATTAGTTGTTGGTTGTGACTCTCCGGAAGCTGTACTTTTCTTCTCACACACTGCACCACATTGCGTTTATCTCACTCACTTTACACACCATTTTCCTattaattaacaataaattataaaatgttgtgaaataaataaaagatatattaaatataagatGAATTCTATGatgtaaaaggaaaaaaatttttacatctgtaaatatttattgttaatagaaaaaattatcAAGTGtctaaaaagagaaaatttaaaagacaatatctgttattattttaataagttgcagagttttttttgtttgttttttttgctACTCTTTGAAatatgtgaaaaaaatttagtaactaaatataataaatatttatttaattagtgaCTATAAAAATGATATTGGACTTTTTTTGtgaattctatttattttgggTAATGATTACggtttaaaagattaaaatattttcataaataataattatagtaaacaatataaaatttgcaatatatgtaaatataatCAAATTCAATACTTGatatagtcacaaaaaaaaaattcaatacttAATACGtgaaataaacaaattcatctcacaattaaaaattaacacataataaattaaaaataattaattattcatttatcaacttaaaaattaaaatacaatataaaatattgtttaatatttaaaatagataaatttaaatttaaattaatattcaaatcatatatattaattaaaaattgtatTTACGTATAtcacaaattttatattatttactagaactattatttataaaaaaaatttaacctttTAAACCGTAATCATATTGTTTttctaaatatatattactttctcaaattttttaaccaacttattactctttttatatttctaataaattttgttcATTATTATTCCAAAAAATGTATCTAATTactatagaatttttttatatatttctcGTGAACATTTTAGAAGGAGACTTTTTTTTCTCATAcatataaaaaagattttttttcaataaatcttgtaatttataaaatttaggtctatatttttaatttttatttataaatatgatttgatccaaaataaataaaattttacaaaaacaaaaaaattcaaataaaggtccaatattaattttataatcactaattaaataaatatttattatatttaactattaaatttttttacatacatcaagaaaaaaattgaaaacattttgTAACAACAAAATAATGGTAGATATTGGTAGGGTGAAATTGGCTAAATacgtgtaaaaaaaaaaagttatatctcaacattttttttttgtctaatctcaaaatatatatattaaattatttgataattaatatgtgaaaaaatatattcaaataaaaacaaTGACAGAATCAATTaccataaaatattttgttaagttAGCATAAGATGTATAACATTGTTCAACATACCACAACATATTAATTGTGCTGTCATGAGAATTTGCTTCCTTCAGCATAGAAAATTAGATCCACCATCAATGAGCATCTATCCTTATCCTTATTGTAACACTCCCCCTTCGATGCTCATTTAGGAatatgcctcattaaaaccttactaaagaaaaacccgGTAGGAAAAAaacttagtgaaggaaaaatagtacaatatcctttgtgacggaaactgcctcattaaaaatcttgtcaagaaaaatccaatgggaACAAACctgaccaaagaaaaaagagtacagtctcccccttatgccgacatcatttaatgtctcgaaatcggcgcatcccaatctcatgtaccaatctttcaaaggaggattttgggaatgactttgtaaataaatctaccagattatcacttgagcggatctgttggatatcaattgtcccttgattttgaagatcatgagtgaagaagaatttgggagaaatatgctttgttctatcacctttgatgtatccgcctttaagttgagcaatgcattctgtattatcttcaaacaggacagttggagctatcttatgatcaatcagtccacatgatgacataatatattgaatcagactcctcagccaaaaacactcgcgactagcttcatgaattGCCAGTATTTCAACATGATTAGAAgaggttgctgctatcgtctgttttgtggacccccatgatatagctgtaccaccatacatgaacaggtatcctgtttgagatctctcTTTATGTGGATCGGACAAGTATCCAGCATCcgcatagccaactaattgtgacttggatccatagggataaaacaatcccatatcaaccgttccatgaagatatcgaaagatttgtttgattccactccaatgtcttctggttggagaggaactataccttgctagtaaattcaccgcgaatgatatgtcacgtcgcgtattattagcaagatacattagcgctccaattgCACTAAGATATgatacttcaggaccaaggatatcttcattctcttctttaggacggaattgatttAGGACGAAATTGATCatttttcacatccaaagatcttacgatcattggagtacttaatggatgtgacttatccatataaaatatcttcaagatcttttctgtgtatgttgtttgatgaataaagatcccatcttttatatgctcgatctgcagtccgagacaaaatttagtctttccaagatctttcatctcaaactcttcttttagagtttttataattgttgaaatctcttcaggagtcccaatgatatttaaatcatcaacgtacacagcaattataataaATCCAGAATCAGTTTTCTTTATAAAAACACACGGGcatatatcatcattcttgaaaccATTTTTgtccagatactcagtaagacgattataccacattcgtccagattgctttagatcatataaagatctttgtaatttgactgagtataacccttgcgaatattcattagatggtttagatatctttagtctttcagggactttcatatagatatcccgatctaatgagccgtataaataggctgttaccacatccattaaatgcatatgcagtttatgatatgcagataaactgaccaaataacgcaatgttatcgcatccactacaggagaatacgtttcttcataatctatatcgGGACTTTGTGAAAGACCTTGTGCCACAAGCCAGGCtttgtagcgcacaacttcatttttctcatttcgttttctcacaaatacccacttATATCTAACAGATTTTACATCTTCAGGTGTAcagactacaggtccaaagacttcatgttttgcaagtgagtctaattcagccttcatagcttctttccattttgaccaatcattcctttgtcgacattcttcgactgatcttggctcaagatccttattttcatgcatgatattcaatgccacattatatgcaaatatttcattgacaattatcTTATTTCGGTCTCATTTCTCTCTTGTAAAGACAtcatttatcgagatctcgtcattttcacaattttcaggtacctgaacgtcttctggcgttatataagaattttggacaactgcaggtgtctctactatgtctttttcaacaggaatattatttacctcttttctctttcgaggatttttgtctttggaaccgacaggcatGCCACGCTTttggcgtgaatttgcttcagtggctacttgtccgacttggacatcaattcgaattggggcatttttcgctggtatataagatttagttatcctctttgtatcagaaaatgcatcaggcaatttatttgctattctttgcaaatgtataatctttcgAACTTCCAGTTTACATtaccctgatcgaggatctaaatgcatcaacgatgatgcattccagttaagttccttttcaggaagcttattctctccccctaatgttggaaattttgattcatcaaaatgacaatctgcAAACCGggatttaaatacatctccagtttgtatctcaagatacctcattatagagggagaatcatatccaacatatatccccaattttctttggggtcccattttggtgcgattaggtggtgcaatgggaacatatatcgcacacccaaatattcttaaatgggaaacatttggctggTGGCCTattagctcagttggttagagcatcgtgctgataacgtgttgtgaaataaataaaagatatattaaatataaaataaagatgtataaatagaagactcNNNNNNNNNNNNNNNNNNNNNNNNNNNNNNNNNNNNNNNNNNNNNNNNNNNNNNNNNNNNNNNNNNNNNNNNNNNNNNNNNNNNNNNNNNNNNNNNNNNNNNNNNNNNNNNNNNNNNNNNNNNNNNNNNNNNNNNNNNNNNNNNNNNNNNNNNNNNNNNNNNNNNNNNNNNNNNNNNNNNNNNNNNNNNNNNNNNNNNNNNNNNNNNNNNNNNNNNNNNNNNNNNNNNNNNNNNNNNNNNNNNNNNNNNNNNNNNNNNNNNNNNNNNNNNNNNNNNNNNNNNNNNNNNNNNNNNNNNNNNNNNNNNNNNNNNNNNNNNNNNNNNNNNNNNNNNNNNNNNNNNNNNNNNNNNNNNNNNNNNNNNNNNNNNNNNNNNNNNNNNNNNNNNNNNNNNNNNNNNNNNNNNNNNNNNNNNNNNNNNNNNNNNNNNNNNNNNNNNNNNNNNNNNNNNNNNNNNNNNNNNNNNNNNNNNNNNNNNNNNNNNNNNNNNNNNNNNNNNNNNNNNNNNNNNNNNNNNNNNNNNNNNNNNNNNNNNNNNNNNNNNNNNNNNNNNNNNNNNNNNNNNNNNNNNNNNNNNNNNNNNNNNNNNNNNNNNNNNNNNNNNNNNNNNNNNNNNNNNNNNNNNNNNNNNNNNNNNNNNNNNNNNNNNNNNNNNNNNNNNNNNNNNNNNNNNNNNNNNNNNNNNNNNNNNNNNNNNNNNNNNNNNNNNNNNNNNNNNNNNNNNNNNNNNNNNNNNNNNNaaaattataaatttattaaaatattttttaaattatatatatttttaatatttaatagtttataaaaaaaattaatatacttgACCATCAATCTACTATTAAACgggacaaaaaaataattcatgacATTAGATAGAACCGAACGGACCAACCTATTAGATGAGATGACGGACTTTTGGAAGGTGGGATGGACTTCCCAATTTGTCACCTAGTTAAAATATCGTAAGTTTagcataaataattaatttataagattttacataattttataCTTGTGAATTGCGTTGGTTTTTACGTATGgtcattcttttattaataatagaATATAACATATacgataataaaataaattctatctaattctcttttaaataaaaagttagttatcttttacgatatttaataattattattagatgAAATAGATTTTTATTATCACAACTAATACCAACTCTTAATTTAACTtaagttttgataatttaaataattaattataatatttttttttacaattttattagataatcaataaagatctaattaacaataaatcaataaatatttttaaattatattttatattaattaaaattaataattattaattacaattGTTTAAAGTTGACTAGTTAGAAATAATTGTTCAcctatactttttattttttttaattaggagagttactaaaaaaaatttcattttacaattttttttatattttttttcaaatcaatccatttattaattaatttcaaaaaacgaaaacaaaaacaaaagctcAAATGCTAAGaggaacaaatttaaaaaataaaaccaacGGTGATTGTTCCATTGAAGCTAAATTGATGCaaagtttttcttttaaaaaaatttgtttttccattgaagaaaaatagcaaTAGTATATAACATTATGTTATATCTTCAAACAGAATTTTAAGAAGGTTTACTataaccaaattaaaaaaaaaa encodes the following:
- the LOC107467344 gene encoding protein FAR-RED IMPAIRED RESPONSE 1 isoform X1; this translates as MVDALNEVQRSGNAFVIPAKRDAVLFEGDKDLEPHNGIEFESHEAAYSFYQEYAKSMGFTTSIKNSRRSKKTKEFIDAKFACSRYGVTPESDSGSSRRPSVKKTDCKACMHVKRRSEGKWIIHEFIKEHNHELLPALAYHFRIHRNVKLAEKNNIDILHAVSERTRKMYVEMSRQSGGCRNTGSLLGDTNDQFDRGRQLALDEGDGHFILEYFKRIQKENPYFFYAIDLNEEQRLRNLFWVDAKSRNDYLSFNDAVSFDITYIKSNDKLPFAPFIGVNHHSQPILLGCALLADETKPTFVWLMKTWLRAMGGQAPKIIITDQDKALKTAIEEVFPNARHCFALWHILERIPENLSSVIKQYKNFLRKLNKCIFKSWTDEEFDMRWWKMVTRFELQDDLWCQSLYEDRKKWVPTYMGDTFLAGMSTPQRSESMNSFFDKYIHKKITLKEFVKQYGLILQNRYEEEAIADFDTLHKQPALRSPSPWEKQMSTVYTHAIFKKFQVEVLGVAGCQSRTEPGDGPITKFIVQDYEKDEEFLVTWNELSSDVSCFCRLFEYKGILCRHALSVLQRCGCSSVPPHYVMKRWTKDAKSREPMADRTQKVQTRVQRYNDLCKRAIDLSEEGSLSEESYSVVFRTLVDTLKNCVYVNNSNNNGAETSNNSFSVHEAEENQGTLQLKASKKRGTARKRKVQSDQEVMLVDTQDSLQQMDNLSSDTITLNGYYGTQQSMQGLQVRLNLMEPPHDGYYVNQQNMQGLGPLNSMAPSHDGFFGTQQSIHGLGGQLEFRPATSFGYSLQDEPDPLFHGSSSRNT
- the LOC107467344 gene encoding protein FAR-RED IMPAIRED RESPONSE 1 isoform X2, producing the protein MVDALNEVQRSGNAFVIPAKRDAVLFEGDKDLEPHNGIEFESHEAAYSFYQEYAKSMGFTTSIKNSRRSKKTKEFIDAKFACSRYGVTPESDSGSSRRPSVKKTDCKACMHVKRRSEGKWIIHEFIKEHNHELLPALAYHFRIHRNVKLAEKNNIDILHAVSERTRKMYVEMSRQSGGCRNTGSLLGDTNDQFDRGRQLALDEGDGHFILEYFKRIQKENPYFFYAIDLNEEQRLRNLFWVDAKSRNDYLSFNDAVSFDITYIKSNDKLPFAPFIGVNHHSQPILLGCALLADETKPTFVWLMKTWLRAMGGQAPKIIITDQDKALKTAIEEVFPNARHCFALWHILERIPENLSSVIKQYKNFLRKLNKCIFKSWTDEEFDMRWWKMVTRFELQDDLWCQSLYEDRKKWVPTYMGDTFLAGMSTPQRSESMNSFFDKYIHKKITLKEFVKQYGLILQNRYEEEAIADFDTLHKQPALRSPSPWEKQMSTVYTHAIFKKFQVEVLGVAGCQSRTEPGDGPITKFIVQDYEKDEEFLVTWNELSSDVSCFCRLFEYKGILCRHALSVLQRCGCSSVPPHYVMKRWTKDAKSREPMADRTQKVQTRVQRYNDLCKRAIDLSEEGSLSEESYSVVFRTLVDTLKNCVYVNNSNNNGAETSNNSFSVHEAEENQGTLQLKASKKRGTARKRKVQSDQEVMLVDTQDSLQQMDNLSSDTITLNGYYGTQQSMQGLVRLNLMEPPHDGYYVNQQNMQGLGPLNSMAPSHDGFFGTQQSIHGLGGQLEFRPATSFGYSLQDEPDPLFHGSSSRNT